A region of Dehalococcoidia bacterium DNA encodes the following proteins:
- a CDS encoding twin-arginine translocation signal domain-containing protein produces MGSPEQKTHLRLTRRQFLSALPKGIAGAAGAMYLPWELLRFSFLQPIEPGHNPLQSYPNRD; encoded by the coding sequence ATGGGCTCTCCGGAGCAAAAAACCCACCTGCGCCTTACCAGACGCCAATTCCTCTCGGCCTTGCCCAAAGGAATAGCAGGGGCCGCAGGTGCTATGTACCTGCCATGGGAGCTGTTGCGCTTCTCCTTCCTCCAGCCCATAGAGCCTGGGCACAACCCCCTGCAGAGTTACCCCAACCGGGACTAG
- a CDS encoding Rrf2 family transcriptional regulator → MPASTLRIDRGLNYAFHALLLMAKDGRAVSAGEVARALGVPMAYMAKLLQYLAHAGLVAGQRGRRGGYALALPPDEITLWDVALALRGGWGRSGDELVLPSCSTCPLASACPLKSMLERARLSVERVFKQVSIGAMARQLQGAKGGK, encoded by the coding sequence ATGCCTGCGAGTACCCTTCGTATCGACAGAGGCCTCAACTACGCCTTCCATGCTCTCCTCCTGATGGCCAAGGATGGAAGAGCGGTCTCGGCGGGGGAGGTGGCCCGGGCCCTAGGCGTGCCCATGGCCTATATGGCCAAGTTGCTACAATATCTGGCCCACGCGGGCCTGGTGGCCGGCCAAAGGGGGCGCCGGGGCGGCTACGCCCTGGCCCTTCCGCCGGACGAGATCACCCTCTGGGACGTAGCCCTTGCCCTGCGGGGAGGGTGGGGCCGCAGCGGCGACGAGCTGGTGTTACCCTCCTGTTCCACATGTCCCCTAGCTTCCGCCTGCCCTCTTAAGTCCATGTTGGAGAGGGCCCGCCTAAGCGTGGAGAGGGTGTTCAAACAGGTAAGCATAGGCGCCATGGCGAGGCAGCTGCAGGGCGCGAAAGGAGGGAAATGA
- a CDS encoding MFS transporter: MRRHLHLPWRWQTALLALRIPNFRLYWTGQAFSTTGRWMQTAANGWLVTELTDSPAVVGTVITVQFLPILLLALVAGAVIDRVEKRRFLMAMELAAMAQALTVGLLVVTGTIQLWHLYLLAAALGTINAFAQPARQTFISELVGRELVPNAVGLYTMAFNTARLVGPALAGAVIAGAGVGAAFLVQGGLVVPAVMALASLRREELHYAPQGGGGAIWREVAEGLQYILATPSVLQPILMMAFIGTFGYNFTVALPLLARQSLHVGSVQFGFMSSAIGAGSILGALLLAAGGRATETRLLVGAWAFSALLVALGLSPWYPLSLVVLVLLGLAGITFTATGNARLQVLSPDHLRGRVLSVWFLLFAGSTPIGSALLGAVASMTSISVAVALFGLLCGVGAALGLAYRLRPFPIMRTAPPLETAGDGPESLGRPPSP; the protein is encoded by the coding sequence ATGCGCAGGCATCTTCACCTACCATGGCGGTGGCAGACCGCCCTCTTGGCCCTACGCATCCCCAACTTCCGCCTTTACTGGACGGGCCAGGCCTTCTCCACCACCGGTCGCTGGATGCAGACGGCTGCCAATGGCTGGCTAGTGACGGAGCTCACCGATTCGCCAGCGGTGGTAGGGACAGTCATCACGGTCCAGTTTTTGCCCATCCTCCTCCTGGCCCTGGTGGCGGGGGCGGTCATCGACCGGGTAGAGAAGCGCCGCTTCCTCATGGCGATGGAGCTGGCAGCTATGGCCCAGGCCCTGACGGTGGGGCTTTTAGTGGTGACGGGGACCATACAACTATGGCACCTCTACCTCCTGGCCGCCGCCTTGGGGACCATCAACGCCTTCGCCCAGCCCGCTCGCCAGACGTTCATCTCCGAGCTGGTGGGGAGGGAATTGGTGCCCAACGCCGTGGGCCTGTACACCATGGCCTTCAACACCGCCCGTCTGGTGGGGCCGGCCTTGGCGGGGGCGGTCATCGCCGGGGCCGGGGTGGGGGCCGCCTTCCTGGTCCAAGGGGGCCTAGTGGTGCCAGCGGTGATGGCCCTCGCCTCCCTGCGGAGGGAGGAGCTGCACTACGCCCCGCAAGGGGGCGGGGGCGCCATCTGGCGAGAGGTGGCGGAGGGGTTGCAATACATCCTGGCCACGCCTTCGGTCCTGCAGCCCATCCTCATGATGGCCTTTATCGGCACCTTCGGCTACAACTTCACAGTGGCCTTGCCCCTGCTGGCACGGCAGTCACTGCACGTGGGCTCAGTGCAGTTCGGGTTTATGAGCTCGGCCATCGGCGCCGGGTCCATATTGGGGGCCCTCCTCTTAGCCGCCGGCGGCCGGGCCACGGAGACCAGATTGCTGGTGGGTGCGTGGGCCTTTAGCGCCCTGCTGGTGGCGCTAGGGCTCTCACCCTGGTATCCCCTCTCCTTAGTGGTGCTGGTGCTTCTAGGCCTGGCCGGCATAACCTTCACAGCCACAGGCAACGCTCGCCTGCAGGTCCTTTCCCCTGACCACCTGCGGGGCCGCGTTCTAAGCGTATGGTTCCTCCTGTTCGCCGGCAGCACGCCCATAGGCAGCGCCCTCCTGGGGGCAGTGGCCAGCATGACGAGCATCTCGGTAGCGGTGGCCCTCTTTGGCCTCCTGTGCGGTGTAGGAGCCGCCCTCGGGCTGGCCTACCGCCTGCGCCCCTTCCCCATCATGCGCACCGCTCCTCCCCTAGAGACGGCCGGAGATGGGCCCGAGTCCCTCGGCAGGCCCCCTAGCCCGTAA
- a CDS encoding transcriptional repressor yields the protein MERARLAEELRRRGIRVTAQRLAVAEAVVGTHEHLTAQEIFERVRERFPHITIGTIYNTLEVLTATGIVQPLPFPRGTRYDTNLEPHVNLVCIRCGHIEDYEDEKESLQRLAQEASRKAGFHIVSQHMDIYGFCAACAS from the coding sequence ATGGAGAGAGCACGTCTAGCGGAGGAGCTACGGCGCCGGGGCATTCGGGTGACGGCCCAGAGGCTGGCGGTGGCGGAGGCGGTGGTGGGCACCCATGAGCACCTCACGGCGCAGGAGATCTTTGAGCGGGTGAGGGAGCGATTCCCCCACATCACCATCGGCACTATCTACAACACCCTGGAGGTGCTCACAGCCACGGGGATCGTCCAGCCCCTGCCCTTCCCCAGAGGCACTCGGTACGACACCAACCTGGAGCCCCACGTGAACCTGGTGTGCATCCGGTGTGGGCACATCGAGGACTACGAGGACGAGAAGGAGTCGCTCCAGCGCCTGGCACAAGAGGCGAGCCGGAAGGCCGGCTTCCACATCGTCTCCCAGCACATGGACATCTACGGATTCTGCGCCGCCTGCGCCAGCTAG
- the tatC gene encoding twin-arginine translocase subunit TatC gives MEQRAPPPEEAEGKYMTILEHLEELRRRLFMGALWVVIGLALSAAFGDRIIEFLRQPAEAHQANFKLQYIEPFEFVMTYFRVSLLGGLIFGMPMVVYQLLMFVSPGLTRQERRWVWGTVLGASLLFLGGCAFAYYVALPPALKFLLQFGRDIAEPNIRIGSYVDFVVRLIFWTGVSFEAPLVITYLARFRIVHWRQLLRWWRLAVVGAFVLAAIVTPSIDPVTQSLVAGPLIALYFLGVGLAWAVEPRDKPRPIPEQPASPA, from the coding sequence ATGGAGCAGCGGGCCCCCCCGCCTGAGGAGGCGGAGGGCAAGTATATGACCATCCTGGAGCACCTGGAGGAGCTGCGCCGTCGGCTCTTCATGGGCGCCTTGTGGGTGGTGATAGGGTTGGCCCTCTCAGCAGCCTTCGGTGACCGCATCATCGAGTTCCTGCGGCAGCCCGCAGAAGCCCATCAGGCCAACTTCAAGCTCCAGTACATCGAGCCCTTCGAGTTCGTCATGACCTACTTTCGCGTCTCCCTCCTGGGGGGGCTGATCTTCGGCATGCCTATGGTGGTCTACCAGCTGCTTATGTTCGTAAGCCCGGGCCTGACCCGCCAGGAGCGGCGGTGGGTCTGGGGCACAGTGCTTGGGGCCTCCCTCTTGTTCCTAGGAGGTTGTGCCTTTGCCTACTACGTGGCCCTGCCACCAGCCCTCAAGTTCCTTTTGCAGTTTGGCAGGGATATAGCGGAGCCCAACATACGTATCGGCAGCTACGTGGACTTCGTGGTTCGCCTCATCTTCTGGACAGGGGTATCCTTCGAGGCCCCCTTAGTGATCACTTATCTGGCCCGCTTCCGGATAGTCCATTGGCGCCAGCTGCTACGGTGGTGGCGATTGGCAGTGGTGGGGGCCTTCGTCCTGGCAGCAATCGTCACCCCCAGCATCGACCCCGTCACCCAGTCCCTGGTAGCGGGTCCCCTCATAGCCCTCTACTTTCTCGGGGTGGGGCTGGCCTGGGCAGTGGAGCCTCGAGATAAGCCTCGCCCCATCCCAGAGCAACCAGCCTCCCCCGCCTAA
- the tatB gene encoding Sec-independent protein translocase protein TatB: MQFFGIGPLELLMVLLVALLVLGPQRLPEVAVQLARALRAIRRYVATMTAEFRREFREAYEEIEQMRAELRELRQMLREQAAYMEQELTEAARQAEASLPRQHIIETSAELLPKEPPPEAHRP; this comes from the coding sequence GTGCAGTTCTTCGGCATCGGCCCCCTTGAGTTGCTCATGGTCCTCCTAGTGGCCCTGCTGGTGTTGGGGCCGCAAAGGTTGCCTGAGGTGGCAGTGCAACTGGCAAGGGCCCTGCGAGCCATCCGCAGGTATGTGGCTACCATGACCGCTGAGTTCCGCCGTGAGTTTCGGGAGGCCTATGAGGAGATAGAACAGATGCGGGCCGAGCTAAGAGAGCTGCGCCAGATGCTCCGGGAGCAGGCCGCCTACATGGAGCAGGAGCTGACGGAGGCCGCCCGCCAGGCCGAGGCCTCCCTTCCTCGTCAGCACATCATCGAGACCAGCGCCGAATTACTCCCTAAGGAGCCACCCCCCGAGGCGCATCGTCCATGA
- the acpP gene encoding acyl carrier protein produces MATVFERVRRVIAQQLGVDESQITPQTSFVEDLNADSLDLVELIMALEEEFSKEGRTFEISDEDAEKIVTVQDAVNYIIEHGIAEDEPD; encoded by the coding sequence ATGGCTACTGTATTTGAGAGGGTGCGTCGAGTCATCGCCCAGCAGCTAGGGGTGGACGAGAGCCAGATCACCCCCCAGACTTCCTTCGTGGAGGACCTCAACGCCGATTCCTTAGACCTGGTGGAGCTCATCATGGCCCTGGAGGAGGAGTTCAGCAAAGAGGGGAGGACCTTCGAGATATCCGACGAGGACGCCGAGAAGATCGTCACCGTCCAGGATGCCGTCAACTACATCATCGAGCACGGTATCGCCGAGGACGAGCCGGACTAG
- the nusB gene encoding transcription antitermination factor NusB has protein sequence MGGRRKARVLALKALYEADVAGHNASQVLERLITEEAAGGEAAEYARYLVRGVLAHRRRIDQVIRRKAPLFPLEHLSPVDRNILRIAIFEILVDNKVPVRAAINEAVELAKRYGNDSSPRFVNGVLGSVSLLATPR, from the coding sequence ATGGGAGGAAGGCGCAAGGCCCGCGTCCTAGCCCTCAAGGCGCTGTACGAGGCAGACGTGGCTGGCCATAACGCGTCCCAGGTGCTGGAGCGCCTCATTACCGAGGAGGCGGCCGGAGGGGAGGCGGCCGAATACGCCCGCTACCTGGTGCGGGGCGTCCTGGCCCACCGCCGCCGCATAGACCAGGTCATACGGCGCAAGGCTCCCCTCTTCCCTCTGGAGCACCTCTCCCCTGTGGATCGTAATATCCTCCGCATTGCCATCTTTGAGATCCTCGTCGATAATAAAGTGCCGGTGCGGGCAGCCATCAACGAGGCGGTGGAGCTGGCCAAGCGGTACGGCAACGACAGCTCACCCCGCTTCGTCAACGGGGTCCTGGGCTCCGTCAGCCTCTTGGCGACCCCGCGCTGA
- the fabG gene encoding 3-oxoacyl-[acyl-carrier-protein] reductase, whose protein sequence is MRGLQDRVALVTGGSRGIGRAISLRLAEAGAHLAINYLCNHEAAQACQREVEARGRRCILVPGDVSNPQDVERMVQTVVATFGRLDILVNNAGFHRDALVLRMSLQDWDDVMNVNLKGAFLATKAALKPMMRQRWGRIICIASLSGMAGNAGQANYAAAKAGLIGFTKSVAREMGARGITANVVAPGLIETELIKDLPQELREEAIRRTALGRLGRPEDVAGIVAFLASEEASYITGQVIAVDGGLVL, encoded by the coding sequence ATGAGAGGGCTACAGGACAGGGTGGCCCTGGTGACCGGCGGCTCCCGGGGCATCGGGCGGGCCATATCCCTGCGCCTGGCGGAAGCCGGGGCCCACCTGGCCATCAACTATCTTTGCAACCACGAGGCCGCCCAAGCATGCCAGAGGGAGGTGGAAGCCCGCGGCCGACGCTGCATACTGGTGCCCGGTGACGTCAGCAACCCCCAGGACGTGGAGCGGATGGTGCAGACGGTGGTAGCGACATTCGGTCGTCTAGACATCCTGGTAAATAACGCCGGCTTCCACCGCGATGCCTTGGTATTGCGCATGTCCCTGCAAGACTGGGACGATGTCATGAACGTCAACCTTAAGGGGGCCTTTCTAGCCACCAAAGCCGCCCTCAAGCCCATGATGCGCCAGCGGTGGGGACGCATCATATGCATCGCTAGCCTCTCGGGGATGGCGGGCAACGCCGGGCAGGCCAACTATGCGGCTGCTAAGGCTGGGCTCATCGGCTTCACCAAATCGGTGGCCCGGGAGATGGGAGCACGGGGCATCACGGCCAACGTGGTGGCCCCCGGCCTCATCGAGACAGAGCTCATAAAGGACCTGCCCCAGGAGCTGCGGGAGGAGGCCATCCGCCGCACCGCCCTGGGCCGCCTAGGCCGACCAGAGGACGTGGCCGGCATCGTGGCCTTCCTGGCATCTGAAGAGGCATCATATATCACGGGGCAGGTCATAGCCGTGGATGGGGGGCTGGTCCTCTGA
- the fabD gene encoding ACP S-malonyltransferase encodes MSGELARLLEGLWEREPQPRLALLFPGQGSQRLGMGRHLWGTSRVARLVLEEADQVLGWPLSRLMFHGPEDELTHTANAQPAILACSLAYLAAALDADILRGRPALVAGHSLGEYTALVAAGALDMASALRLVRRRGELMAQASRERPGTMVAIMGLTTQEVDEICQLTGAEPANYNAPQQTVIGGPQEVVAAAARLARERGGRAVPLAVSGAFHTSLMASAAAGLAQALAEAPIRDARIPVVGNAFPWALSAATEIRRELAIQLTTPVRWLESLQFMASQGVDTFLEVGPGQVLTGLVKRTLPKATAQALEAHLLTEVTG; translated from the coding sequence ATGAGCGGCGAATTGGCACGCCTTTTGGAGGGGCTCTGGGAGAGGGAGCCACAGCCTCGCCTGGCCCTGCTGTTCCCTGGTCAGGGCAGCCAGAGGTTAGGGATGGGACGCCATTTGTGGGGTACATCTCGTGTGGCCCGCCTGGTGCTGGAGGAAGCGGACCAGGTGCTGGGATGGCCCCTAAGCCGCCTCATGTTCCATGGCCCCGAGGACGAGCTCACTCACACCGCCAACGCCCAGCCAGCCATCCTGGCCTGTTCCCTCGCCTACCTGGCGGCAGCCCTCGATGCAGACATCCTGAGGGGACGTCCCGCCCTGGTGGCTGGCCACAGCCTAGGAGAATACACCGCCCTTGTGGCAGCAGGCGCCTTGGACATGGCCTCGGCCCTCCGCCTAGTGCGCAGGCGAGGGGAGCTCATGGCCCAGGCCAGTCGGGAGAGGCCAGGAACCATGGTGGCCATCATGGGCCTCACCACCCAAGAGGTAGATGAGATCTGCCAGCTCACGGGGGCGGAGCCGGCCAACTACAACGCCCCCCAACAGACGGTGATCGGCGGGCCCCAGGAGGTGGTGGCAGCAGCCGCCCGCCTGGCCCGTGAACGGGGAGGGCGGGCGGTGCCCTTAGCCGTGTCCGGGGCCTTTCACACCTCCCTCATGGCCTCCGCCGCTGCCGGGCTGGCCCAGGCCCTGGCCGAAGCCCCCATCAGGGACGCCCGGATCCCAGTAGTGGGCAACGCCTTTCCATGGGCCCTCTCCGCCGCCACCGAGATCCGGCGGGAGCTGGCCATCCAGCTCACCACTCCTGTGCGCTGGCTCGAGAGCTTACAATTCATGGCCTCTCAAGGCGTGGACACCTTCCTGGAAGTGGGACCTGGACAAGTGCTGACAGGCCTGGTGAAGCGCACCCTGCCCAAAGCCACTGCCCAGGCCTTGGAAGCCCACCTTCTCACGGAGGTAACAGGATGA
- the rpmF gene encoding 50S ribosomal protein L32, whose translation MGAVPKKKPSKAKTRQRRAHWHAQVAALVRCSRCGSPKMPHHVCPVCGTYRGRQVLPVEGTR comes from the coding sequence GTGGGAGCCGTCCCCAAGAAGAAGCCCTCCAAGGCCAAGACTCGGCAACGACGGGCCCACTGGCACGCGCAGGTGGCTGCCCTGGTGCGCTGTTCTCGCTGCGGCAGCCCCAAGATGCCCCATCACGTCTGCCCTGTGTGTGGGACATATCGCGGCCGTCAGGTCCTGCCCGTGGAGGGGACCCGCTAG
- a CDS encoding DUF177 domain-containing protein: MRFRVTYLLKQPVGTCTRYQLSEEILQLEDVTLWQMAGMVELVRTNRGILVRASLKGISHGQCARCLAEVDYPLDLGFEEEFLPVVDVLTGAPIPLPEESDNFTIGPDFVLDLHESVRQYAIMAQPLAPLCRPDCRGLCPQCGGDLNAGKCRCPAPMDSRWAALKALAARLREE; the protein is encoded by the coding sequence ATGCGGTTCCGTGTCACATACCTGCTGAAGCAACCGGTGGGAACTTGCACCCGCTACCAGCTCTCGGAGGAGATACTGCAGTTAGAGGACGTGACCCTGTGGCAGATGGCGGGTATGGTGGAGCTAGTGCGCACCAACCGTGGCATCCTAGTGCGGGCCTCGCTAAAGGGCATAAGCCATGGTCAGTGCGCCCGCTGCTTGGCGGAGGTGGACTACCCCCTGGACCTGGGTTTCGAGGAGGAGTTCTTGCCCGTGGTGGACGTCCTTACAGGCGCCCCCATCCCTCTGCCTGAGGAGTCTGACAACTTCACCATTGGGCCCGACTTTGTGCTAGACCTGCACGAGTCGGTGCGTCAATATGCCATCATGGCCCAGCCCCTGGCCCCCTTGTGCCGACCCGACTGTCGTGGCCTCTGTCCCCAGTGTGGGGGCGATCTTAACGCCGGGAAGTGCCGTTGCCCAGCCCCCATGGACAGCCGCTGGGCAGCCCTAAAGGCCCTGGCCGCTCGACTTAGGGAGGAGTGA
- a CDS encoding C4-type zinc ribbon domain-containing protein, translating to MSSISRLYALQETDLAIDALRQRLSDVISQLGEWEEVKALREEVDSRRRRLEGLRRQQRDLELELGGLRDKAKAVERKLYGGEVRNPKELQSLQDDLHALMRQISHKEDMVLQLMLEAEEEEKALQEAQAHLSSLLQEWEKEQEALTAEKVRLEQELGRLEEVRAGQARQVDPPLLALYEGLRSRRQGRAVARVERGLCGGCHIALPTYLVQKARAGNAPVQCTSCERILFAG from the coding sequence ATGAGCTCTATATCCCGACTTTATGCCTTGCAGGAGACAGACCTAGCCATTGATGCCCTCAGGCAACGCCTTTCCGACGTCATCTCCCAGCTAGGGGAGTGGGAGGAGGTGAAGGCCCTCAGGGAGGAGGTGGATAGCAGGAGGCGTCGCCTGGAGGGGTTGCGACGTCAGCAACGGGATCTGGAGCTGGAGTTGGGGGGTCTGCGGGACAAGGCCAAGGCGGTGGAGCGCAAGCTCTACGGGGGTGAGGTGCGCAATCCCAAAGAGCTGCAGAGCCTGCAGGACGACCTGCATGCCCTGATGCGCCAGATCTCCCACAAGGAGGACATGGTCCTGCAGCTCATGCTGGAGGCGGAAGAGGAGGAAAAAGCGTTACAGGAGGCCCAGGCTCACCTCTCCAGCCTTCTTCAAGAGTGGGAAAAGGAACAAGAGGCGTTAACCGCTGAGAAGGTGAGGCTGGAGCAGGAGCTGGGGCGGCTGGAAGAGGTGCGAGCGGGCCAGGCGAGGCAAGTGGACCCCCCTCTTCTCGCCCTGTATGAGGGGCTACGATCCCGCCGCCAGGGCAGGGCCGTCGCCAGGGTGGAGCGAGGCCTGTGCGGGGGGTGCCACATCGCCCTGCCCACTTACCTGGTGCAGAAAGCACGGGCTGGCAACGCCCCCGTGCAGTGTACCAGCTGCGAGCGCATCCTGTTTGCAGGCTAG
- a CDS encoding recombinase family protein, with protein MRGWGFFPGALPGQQQAFLALCRKKGLEPGPWLTEGRPEEVVRGLGPGDVLVVPGPEALGPDAASASWAYFQALAAGAQVVDLAGQDLAAHIVSMGADPRGGQVREAMARRAVRGQVLGRPPFGYRIGPQRRLEVNPQEGEVVRLIFRLYVRQRLGLRRLVQHLNSLGLPTRTGRAWTVAAVRDVLRNRAYVGTYRRFGVRVPASHPPLVSHEEFQQAQERLQQGSKGRLRQSSGDTFALAGMAFCAYCGGSMVGVRRRQVWRRHDGTPQEGLYRYYQCGSRLNRSMCDYHTWRADELEREVVQALLQGTAQPGTRPLHAEAQQERLRRSLRRLLQMVARGDISLEEWRQEGIELVTQAEIPLASQEARSLLASWDSLSPPDRRRVLLTLVERVEVWDDHVEVVARP; from the coding sequence ATGCGAGGCTGGGGCTTCTTTCCCGGTGCCCTTCCTGGCCAGCAGCAGGCCTTCCTGGCTCTCTGCCGCAAGAAGGGTCTTGAGCCGGGGCCCTGGCTCACCGAGGGCAGACCTGAGGAGGTGGTGCGTGGCCTTGGGCCCGGCGATGTGCTGGTGGTGCCTGGACCTGAGGCCCTGGGCCCCGACGCCGCGTCCGCCTCCTGGGCCTATTTCCAGGCCCTAGCCGCCGGTGCTCAGGTGGTGGACTTGGCTGGCCAGGACTTGGCAGCTCATATCGTGAGCATGGGAGCAGACCCCCGAGGTGGGCAGGTGCGGGAGGCTATGGCGCGACGGGCCGTGCGAGGCCAAGTGCTGGGGCGCCCCCCTTTTGGCTACCGCATAGGCCCCCAGAGGCGGCTAGAGGTGAACCCCCAAGAGGGGGAGGTGGTCCGCCTCATCTTCCGCCTTTACGTGAGGCAGCGGCTGGGCCTGCGCCGCCTGGTGCAGCACCTCAATTCCCTGGGCCTCCCCACCCGCACAGGCAGGGCTTGGACGGTGGCTGCTGTGCGAGATGTCTTGCGCAACCGGGCCTACGTAGGCACATATCGCCGATTCGGCGTCAGGGTGCCAGCCAGCCACCCGCCCCTGGTATCTCACGAGGAGTTCCAGCAGGCCCAGGAGCGGCTGCAGCAGGGGTCCAAGGGCCGACTCCGCCAAAGCTCGGGCGATACGTTTGCCCTGGCGGGGATGGCCTTCTGCGCCTATTGTGGTGGGAGCATGGTGGGGGTAAGACGTCGTCAAGTTTGGCGGCGCCACGATGGGACGCCCCAGGAGGGCCTCTATCGCTACTACCAGTGTGGCTCTCGCCTCAACCGCAGCATGTGCGACTACCACACCTGGCGGGCCGATGAGCTGGAGCGTGAGGTGGTCCAGGCCCTACTACAAGGCACGGCCCAGCCTGGCACGAGGCCCCTGCACGCCGAGGCTCAGCAAGAGCGCTTGCGCCGCAGCCTGCGGCGTCTTTTGCAGATGGTGGCCCGTGGGGACATCTCCCTGGAGGAGTGGCGTCAGGAGGGGATAGAACTGGTGACCCAAGCGGAAATCCCCCTGGCCTCTCAGGAAGCCAGGTCGCTATTGGCCTCCTGGGACTCCCTTTCACCTCCAGACCGTAGGCGTGTGCTCCTAACTCTGGTGGAAAGGGTGGAGGTCTGGGACGACCATGTGGAGGTGGTGGCCCGTCCATGA
- a CDS encoding ribonuclease HI family protein, translating to MTKVVAYADGASRGNPGPAAIGVVLMDEAGKELYTVSKPIGVATNNQAEYRAAIAALEAALALGATKVELRMDSQLVVRQIQHRYRVRDPNLRPLFHRLLELRRRFQEFVAVDIPREENRRADALANEALDRGAQP from the coding sequence ATGACCAAGGTGGTGGCCTATGCCGATGGCGCCTCTCGTGGCAACCCAGGCCCAGCGGCCATCGGTGTCGTCCTGATGGACGAAGCTGGGAAGGAGCTGTATACTGTTTCCAAGCCTATTGGGGTGGCCACCAACAATCAGGCCGAGTACCGGGCGGCCATCGCCGCCCTGGAGGCTGCCCTAGCGTTGGGCGCGACCAAGGTGGAGCTGCGTATGGACTCCCAGCTGGTGGTGCGCCAGATCCAGCACCGCTACCGCGTGCGGGACCCCAACCTGAGGCCCTTGTTCCATCGGCTGCTGGAGCTGAGGCGCCGCTTCCAGGAGTTCGTGGCCGTGGACATCCCCAGGGAGGAGAACAGGCGGGCCGATGCCCTGGCTAATGAGGCCTTGGATAGAGGAGCGCAGCCATAA
- a CDS encoding enoyl-CoA hydratase/isomerase family protein: MSYQRITYEKRDRVALIVLNRPEVLNAMDPLMGDELVMALKEAREDKGVGCVVITGAGRAFCSGADVKVFRQMIEGQVQRRTVVDEDLFDVIFDHPKPIIAAVNGPAVGIGATMTLPCDIRLASEQARFGFIFARVGLILEFGSTFLLPRIIGLGKALELAMTARLIDAHEAKEIGLVSQVFPQDRFLEEVMAYASQIANGPTRTLGWMKEAVHRSIQADLPTARRIEGEILDRCRRSPEHREGVMAFLEKRQPRWAEIAEQS; the protein is encoded by the coding sequence ATGAGCTATCAGCGCATCACATATGAGAAGAGGGATCGGGTCGCCCTCATCGTCCTCAACCGCCCGGAGGTCCTCAACGCCATGGACCCGTTGATGGGCGATGAGCTGGTCATGGCCCTTAAGGAGGCGCGGGAGGACAAGGGGGTAGGGTGCGTGGTCATCACCGGCGCTGGCCGCGCCTTCTGCTCCGGTGCTGATGTCAAGGTCTTCCGCCAGATGATCGAGGGGCAGGTGCAGAGGCGGACGGTGGTGGACGAGGACCTGTTCGACGTCATCTTCGACCACCCCAAGCCCATCATCGCTGCTGTCAACGGCCCCGCTGTGGGCATCGGCGCCACCATGACCTTGCCCTGCGACATCCGCCTGGCCTCGGAGCAGGCCCGATTCGGGTTCATATTCGCCCGCGTGGGCCTCATCCTGGAGTTTGGCAGCACCTTCCTGCTGCCCCGCATCATCGGCCTGGGCAAGGCGCTGGAGCTGGCCATGACCGCCCGCCTCATCGATGCTCACGAGGCCAAGGAGATAGGTTTGGTGAGCCAGGTCTTCCCCCAGGACCGCTTCCTGGAGGAGGTGATGGCTTACGCTTCCCAGATCGCCAATGGCCCCACCCGCACCCTGGGCTGGATGAAGGAGGCGGTGCACAGGTCCATCCAGGCCGATCTGCCCACGGCCCGCCGTATCGAAGGCGAGATCCTGGACCGGTGCCGGCGCTCTCCCGAGCACCGGGAGGGGGTCATGGCCTTCCTGGAGAAGCGCCAGCCCCGCTGGGCGGAGATAGCAGAGCAGTCCTAG